Proteins from a genomic interval of Sphingobacterium lactis:
- a CDS encoding response regulator transcription factor: protein METLAEQLYGISKGLKYGDFNIPDIGDIVPASLMIQDLDEMRPTGCSYMNNWGCKQLGSSVEEVNHLGEAYYERYFVKEESNDIFQGMNNYLRLGDFDRQYNFFQRVRLYGDTDYTWFYTVLKVVQVKYSAELENKIILLSSPVMGMDNLIARVNKTLDQGEYIRNNYRRFAELTSREKEIITLLANGKSTCEIADQLFISTHTVSTHRKNIIRKIEGNSFAELMRFAMAFDLV, encoded by the coding sequence ATGGAGACACTGGCGGAACAGTTATATGGTATATCCAAAGGACTTAAATATGGTGATTTTAATATACCGGATATTGGCGACATCGTACCGGCTTCCCTAATGATTCAGGACTTGGACGAGATGCGACCCACCGGTTGTAGTTATATGAACAACTGGGGTTGCAAACAATTGGGTTCCTCAGTAGAAGAAGTGAACCACCTCGGAGAAGCATACTACGAACGTTATTTTGTCAAAGAAGAATCCAATGATATTTTCCAAGGAATGAATAATTATCTCAGGCTTGGCGATTTTGACCGACAGTATAACTTCTTTCAACGGGTCAGGCTATATGGCGATACCGATTACACCTGGTTCTATACGGTATTAAAAGTCGTGCAAGTGAAATATTCTGCCGAACTGGAAAATAAGATCATCCTGCTTTCCTCCCCAGTAATGGGTATGGACAACCTGATCGCCAGGGTAAATAAAACATTGGATCAGGGCGAATACATCCGTAACAACTACAGACGCTTTGCCGAACTTACCAGTAGGGAAAAAGAAATCATCACCCTATTGGCCAATGGAAAATCCACATGTGAAATAGCCGACCAGTTATTTATCTCGACTCATACCGTATCTACCCATCGTAAGAACATAATACGGAAAATCGAAGGTAATTCTTTTGCGGAGCTTATGCGATTTGCAATGGCATTTGACTTGGTATAA
- a CDS encoding acyltransferase produces MAEKKSYLIYLRVIATFFVVLIHASTGFLYHIDTSAFDWNYANWINAATRCSVPIFVIISGALLLQKDEGTGEFYKKRLPKLIYPFIFWTLIYLVYYFYRYTKFDLLPTDKIMSISLDKILHGANAHLWYLYMIIGLYLAIPFIRKILVQSTQREIEIFLLLWLASMCIMNKSLYVAMPKFDLTFFSGYIGYLVLGYYLSMRTFTFKLQPWTFALLYMLMLAIGAIGSFLINKEAKKLDPFFYNYLFITTAIAAGALFMWIKTTTQAAHVPSWIMGIDKYSFGIYLSHIIPLNFLHPLLSKFMGTAWVIPLATISTIVVSIAITYLIRKLPYGKYVSG; encoded by the coding sequence ATGGCAGAAAAGAAATCCTATCTCATTTACCTAAGAGTCATCGCAACCTTTTTTGTGGTGCTGATCCATGCGTCAACCGGATTTCTCTACCACATTGACACGTCTGCTTTCGACTGGAATTATGCCAATTGGATAAATGCCGCAACACGGTGCTCCGTGCCCATCTTTGTCATCATATCTGGGGCATTATTGCTGCAAAAGGATGAAGGAACAGGCGAATTCTATAAAAAGCGACTTCCCAAGCTGATCTACCCGTTTATATTCTGGACACTGATCTACCTGGTATATTATTTTTATCGCTATACAAAATTCGATCTGCTCCCTACAGATAAGATCATGTCCATCAGTCTGGATAAGATTCTCCATGGAGCGAACGCGCATCTGTGGTATCTGTACATGATTATTGGGCTTTATTTGGCCATTCCTTTCATCCGCAAAATCCTGGTGCAGTCCACGCAACGCGAGATCGAGATCTTTTTGCTCCTATGGCTGGCATCCATGTGCATCATGAACAAATCGCTGTATGTCGCCATGCCCAAATTCGATCTGACATTCTTTTCTGGATATATAGGTTATCTTGTTTTGGGGTATTATCTCAGTATGCGCACCTTTACCTTCAAGCTCCAGCCATGGACATTCGCACTCCTGTATATGCTGATGTTGGCGATCGGGGCAATAGGAAGTTTCCTGATTAACAAGGAAGCCAAAAAGCTGGACCCATTTTTCTACAATTATCTATTTATAACCACCGCCATAGCTGCCGGTGCGCTTTTCATGTGGATAAAAACGACAACCCAAGCGGCCCATGTGCCCAGTTGGATCATGGGTATCGATAAGTATAGCTTTGGGATCTACTTGAGCCATATTATTCCCCTCAACTTCCTGCATCCACTCCTGTCAAAGTTCATGGGAACAGCATGGGTTATTCCACTGGCTACTATAAGCACAATTGTCGTCTCCATCGCCATAACTTATCTAATCCGGAAATTACCCTACGGGAAATATGTGAGTGGATAG
- a CDS encoding Crp/Fnr family transcriptional regulator translates to MEELINNIRNYIHLSEEETELTKRLFTNRSLKKGENILEQGKICKSLFFVSKGLLRQYINHDGKELTIHFNEEKTFACDFDSFISQTPSRKTIEALEDTELNIISYENLQKFYAQINKGDCFGRLLLEKIFSSALQHIISVYADTAEQRYLSFLHDFKHLQQRIPQFYIASFIGVTPQSLSRIRRRIAKK, encoded by the coding sequence ATGGAAGAACTTATCAATAATATTCGTAATTATATTCATCTTTCAGAAGAGGAAACTGAATTGACAAAACGACTATTTACCAATAGATCCTTAAAAAAGGGAGAAAACATCCTTGAACAAGGAAAAATCTGTAAATCGCTATTCTTTGTTTCAAAGGGCTTGTTGAGGCAATATATCAATCATGATGGGAAAGAATTAACTATTCATTTTAACGAAGAAAAGACATTTGCATGTGATTTTGACAGTTTTATAAGCCAAACACCATCGAGGAAAACAATTGAAGCGTTGGAAGACACCGAACTGAATATTATTTCATATGAAAATCTGCAAAAATTCTATGCACAAATAAATAAAGGAGACTGTTTTGGAAGACTCTTGTTGGAAAAGATATTTTCATCTGCCCTTCAGCATATTATATCCGTGTATGCAGACACTGCCGAACAGCGGTACCTAAGTTTCTTACATGACTTTAAGCATTTGCAACAACGCATACCACAATTTTATATCGCTTCTTTTATCGGCGTGACACCGCAATCTTTAAGCAGAATTCGAAGAAGAATTGCCAAGAAGTAA